The Streptomyces sp. DG1A-41 genomic sequence GGGGCTTCCTGGAGCAGGACCAGGTCGGGGCGCAGGCGCGGATGACACGGGCCAGGGCGTTTGTGTCGTCGCGCATCGAGCGGATGTTGTAGCTGAGGACCCTGATGACCGCGGAACCATCGGGCTCTGTACGGGAGTTGGGGAGCAGCGACATGTGATCAATTTACGCCCAAGAGCTCGGGGCGCGGGGTTTGTGCGCGAGCACCGGTCGTATGTGGCTGATCGCGCCCGCGCGGCGGAGCCGCACATTGATACAGCCCCGCGCCCCTAAAAAGGCGTCACATGATCGGGTCGGGTTCCCTCGCCAGGTCCGCTGCTCCCACCAGTCCTGCCTTGTTGCCCAGTTCCGCTGCCCTGACCTCGGCCACCGGGCGCCAGTTGCCGCCGACCAGCCAGCGCTTGTAGGACTTGCGGATCGGGCCCAGGACCAGTTCGCCCTCGTCGGAGAGGCCGCCGCCGACGATGAAGGCGGAGGGGTCGAAGAGGGAGGCGAGGTCGGCGAGGCCCGCGCCGACCCAGCGGGCCAGTTCGCGGTAGGAGTCGACGGCCACGCGGTCGCCCTGGCGGGCGGCCATGGAGATGTGCTTGCCCTCGATGCCGTCGGGCGTGCCGCTGCCGAGGCCGAGGAGGATCTCGGCGTTCTCGGGGGTGGCGTTGGCACGCTGCTTGGCGTAGCGGACGAGGGCGCGGCCGGAGGCGTACTGCTCCCAGCAGCCCTGCGAGCCGCAGCCGCACAGCAGGCCGTCCGGCACCATGCGGATGTGGCCGAACTCGGCGGCCACGCCGAAGTGCCCGCGGCGCAGCTTGTTGCCGATGATGATGCCGCCGCCGAGGCCGGTGCCGAGCGTGATGCAGATGACGTTGCGGTGGCCCTTGCCGGCGCCGAACTTGTACTCGCCCCACGCCGCGGCGTTCGCGTCGTTCTCGACGACCACCGGGAGGCCCACGCGGGCCTCGACCTTCTCCTTGAGCGGCTCGTTGCGCCAGTGGATGTTGGGCGCGAAGTAGACCGTGGAGCGCTGCCGGTTCACATAGCCGGCCGCGCCGATGCCCACGCCGACGATGTCATGCCCGACGCGTGCCCCTTCCACCGCCGAGGCGATGGCGTCCACGATGCCCTCAGGCGTGCCCGGGGTCGGCACCTTGTGGGTCGAGAGGATGTTGCCTTTCTCATCGACCACGCCGGCCGCGATCTTCGTGCCGCCGATGTCGACGCCGATGGTGAGTCCCATGAATCCCTCAGTTTCGGTCGAGCCCCGCTACGGCCAACGGTACCCGAGGCACTGCCGTCGGGTTGGCTGTCGTCCGCACGCTGGGCAGGACCGGCGGCGGCACGCCGGTCGCGGCTCGTGAGAGGGCGGGGGCTCAGTCCAGGTCGATGCGCTCCCCAGGGCCGGCGTCGTCGCCCCGGTCATGGCGTTCGTCCAGGTCACGCGGGTCGATCCGGTCGTCGCGGCCGGTCCAGCGCCGCTCCTGGGCCTCGACGGCGGAGCGGTAGGCGGCGAGCAGTTCGTTCCCGGCGGCGGCCAGGTGGTCGAATACGTCCGGGTTGCGTTCGATGACGGGTTCCACGGCGGCCTTGGCCTGCTGGACGACCTGGCGGACGACCTGCTCGGCGGCGGGCCCCGCGACCGCGCCGAACAGCGGTGACTGGATTCCCGACAGCTTGTCCGCGACGGCGTCGACGAGTTTCTTCAGTTCCTCGGCCGCGGAGCCCGGAGGCGGGCCGTACTGGGCGCGGCGGCGGGCCTTCTCCGCCTCGAGGTCCTCGGCACACGCGGTCGCCCAGGCGTCGGGGTCGGTCGCCCGTACCTCGTCCACGGCCTCTTCGCGGGCTGCGTCGGACGGGGGAGCTCTTCGCTCATGGCGGACTCCTGACTACGGTTCGTCCCTACGACGTTACCTCTTCTCACCGCGTCTGCGGCCACACCTTCGGGTCGGGTGCGAAGCGGACGCGCAGCTCGCCCTCGCGCAGGGCGGCCCCGTCGACGGTGCAGCGGCGCAGCGCGGAGGGCAGCGGAACGATTCGGCGGAATCGCCCCGCCGTGACGACGAGTTCGTCGCCGCGCCGGACGAGGTCCAGCTCGTCGCGTATGGCGCCGGGCAGCGGGATGTGCCAGACGAGCACGCCGTCCTCGCCGAGCCGGTCGGTCACCGGCCACTCGACCGGTGGGGCCGGAGCGTCCGGGCCGGCGCCGGGCACGGCGAGGGCGGCCAGGTCGTCGGCGCCGAGCGGGTCGCGTCCGAGGTGGGCGACGGTCCGGACGTCGTACGACTCCCGCCACTCGTCCAGAGTCTTGCGCTGCTGGGCGACCGGGCCGGCCAGCCAGGTGTCCGGGGACGCCTCGGGCAGGACGCGGTTGGCGACGACGACGTCGGTGCGCAGGCCGCGCAGGGCGAGGCCGAGGTGGGCGGCGCGGAGGGCGTCGGCACCGGCCGGGCCGGGCTCGGCGACCAGTCGTACGACGGTGTCGCGGTCGGCGACGACCGCCTGGACGGCGGCCAGCTCCAGGTCCCAGCGGGCGGCGGTCTCGTACAGCCACTCGGCGGGCATGGGGACGCCGGCGAGCCGGCCCAGGATGGGGCGCAGGGCGCGGGCGGCCTGGCGTTCGGGCGGGAGCAGGCGGCGCAGGTAGCGGCGGAGCTCCTCGGGCAGGGCGAGGAGGGCGAGGGCCTGCGGGGCCGGGGGCAGGTCGACGACGAGGAGGTCGTACGTCTCCGACAGCGCGGCGTCGCGCAGGGCGCGCAGGAGGGCGAGTTCCTCGGCGCCGGGCAGGGGGGTGAGTTCCTCGGGGTCGAGGCGGGAGGCGCCGAGGAGGTCCAGGGCGGAGGATGCGCGGTCCTGGAGGGCGGTGAGGTCCTTCCGGAAGTCCTGGGCGGGGTCGGGACGCCAGGCGGTGAGACGGGGTGCGGCTT encodes the following:
- a CDS encoding ROK family glucokinase, which encodes MGLTIGVDIGGTKIAAGVVDEKGNILSTHKVPTPGTPEGIVDAIASAVEGARVGHDIVGVGIGAAGYVNRQRSTVYFAPNIHWRNEPLKEKVEARVGLPVVVENDANAAAWGEYKFGAGKGHRNVICITLGTGLGGGIIIGNKLRRGHFGVAAEFGHIRMVPDGLLCGCGSQGCWEQYASGRALVRYAKQRANATPENAEILLGLGSGTPDGIEGKHISMAARQGDRVAVDSYRELARWVGAGLADLASLFDPSAFIVGGGLSDEGELVLGPIRKSYKRWLVGGNWRPVAEVRAAELGNKAGLVGAADLAREPDPIM
- a CDS encoding DUF5304 domain-containing protein — its product is MDEVRATDPDAWATACAEDLEAEKARRRAQYGPPPGSAAEELKKLVDAVADKLSGIQSPLFGAVAGPAAEQVVRQVVQQAKAAVEPVIERNPDVFDHLAAAGNELLAAYRSAVEAQERRWTGRDDRIDPRDLDERHDRGDDAGPGERIDLD
- a CDS encoding ArsA-related P-loop ATPase produces the protein MRTILITGPGGSGRTTLAAATALAAAAEGTHTLVLGTDRTDTLGAALGTGTGPEPTEAAPRLTAWRPDPAQDFRKDLTALQDRASSALDLLGASRLDPEELTPLPGAEELALLRALRDAALSETYDLLVVDLPPAPQALALLALPEELRRYLRRLLPPERQAARALRPILGRLAGVPMPAEWLYETAARWDLELAAVQAVVADRDTVVRLVAEPGPAGADALRAAHLGLALRGLRTDVVVANRVLPEASPDTWLAGPVAQQRKTLDEWRESYDVRTVAHLGRDPLGADDLAALAVPGAGPDAPAPPVEWPVTDRLGEDGVLVWHIPLPGAIRDELDLVRRGDELVVTAGRFRRIVPLPSALRRCTVDGAALREGELRVRFAPDPKVWPQTR